In the Nerophis ophidion isolate RoL-2023_Sa linkage group LG19, RoL_Noph_v1.0, whole genome shotgun sequence genome, one interval contains:
- the si:ch211-214p13.9 gene encoding cell surface glycoprotein CD200 receptor 1 isoform X2, producing MKEPIWVFAAIFFLVCETWTRDTVIFSSFNVGSEVKLNCSDKSWREMIYVIWNLELLHKQCKIASNIDGQTENTCNDGKTLRNTAQVQQYLHIPNFSSDDVGLYKCELAFRGGAKTCNISLSITVPPRMSSWLEWRADNKMVAVCKAEGGKPAAKITWSHAGNLSSVEEQQSFDGFFSVESHLEFPEGVENVENVTCIISHPFWQSEKTLLPKHPKGLPYTVMLILIVGTVLIVLAAVLVFAHKKKIILRGLSGDCSTKKTQPMEDVEEIEPYASYVQRVNSIYNY from the exons ATGAAGGAGCCGATTTGGGTTTTTGCTGCGATTTTCTTCTTGGTGTGTGAAACGTGGACTCGAGACACAG TCATCTTCTCATCTTTCAATGTGGGAAGTGAAGTCAAGCTGAACTGCAGTGACAAGTCATGGCGGGAGATGATCTACGTCATCTGGAACTTGGAGCTCCTACACAAACAATGCAAGATCGCCAGCAACATCGACGGCCAAACTGAAAACACTTGCAACGACGGCAAGACCCTGCGGAACACCGCTCAGGTTCAGCAATATCTGCACATCCCAAACTTCTCCAGTGACGACGTGGGACTATACAAGTGTGAACTGGCTTTCAGAGGAGGGGCCAAAACCTGTAACATCAGCTTGTCCATCACAG TTCCTCCTAGAATGTCTTCCTGGTTGGAGTGGCGTGCTGACAACAAAATGGTGGCTGTGTGTAAAGCGGAGGGAGGAAAGCCGGCCGCCAAGATAACATGGAGCCACGCTGGGAACCTCTCATCCGTGGAGGAGCAGCAGAGCTTCGATGGCTTCTTCTCAGTGGAAAGTCACCTGGAGTTTCCAGAGGGCGTGGAGAATGTGGAAAATGTGACCTGCATCATCAGCCATCCGTTCTGGCAGTCAGAGAAAACGTTGCTACCAAAGCACCCAAAAG GTCTGCCTTATACCGTGATGCTCATCCTCATAGTTGGGACAGTCTTAATAGTCCTGGCCGCAGTCTTAGTCTTTGCACACAAGAAAAAAATCATACTGAG GGGTTTGTCTGGCGACTGCTCAACTAAGAAAACTCAGCCG atggaaGATGTAGAGGAAATAGAACCTTACGCCAGCTATGTACAACGTGTCAACTCAATCTATAACTATTGA
- the si:ch211-214p13.9 gene encoding cell surface glycoprotein CD200 receptor 1 isoform X1: MKEPIWVFAAIFFLVCETWTRDTVIFSSFNVGSEVKLNCSDKSWREMIYVIWNLELLHKQCKIASNIDGQTENTCNDGKTLRNTAQVQQYLHIPNFSSDDVGLYKCELAFRGGAKTCNISLSITVPPRMSSWLEWRADNKMVAVCKAEGGKPAAKITWSHAGNLSSVEEQQSFDGFFSVESHLEFPEGVENVENVTCIISHPFWQSEKTLLPKHPKGLPYTVMLILIVGTVLIVLAAVLVFAHKKKIILRRGLSGDCSTKKTQPMEDVEEIEPYASYVQRVNSIYNY, translated from the exons ATGAAGGAGCCGATTTGGGTTTTTGCTGCGATTTTCTTCTTGGTGTGTGAAACGTGGACTCGAGACACAG TCATCTTCTCATCTTTCAATGTGGGAAGTGAAGTCAAGCTGAACTGCAGTGACAAGTCATGGCGGGAGATGATCTACGTCATCTGGAACTTGGAGCTCCTACACAAACAATGCAAGATCGCCAGCAACATCGACGGCCAAACTGAAAACACTTGCAACGACGGCAAGACCCTGCGGAACACCGCTCAGGTTCAGCAATATCTGCACATCCCAAACTTCTCCAGTGACGACGTGGGACTATACAAGTGTGAACTGGCTTTCAGAGGAGGGGCCAAAACCTGTAACATCAGCTTGTCCATCACAG TTCCTCCTAGAATGTCTTCCTGGTTGGAGTGGCGTGCTGACAACAAAATGGTGGCTGTGTGTAAAGCGGAGGGAGGAAAGCCGGCCGCCAAGATAACATGGAGCCACGCTGGGAACCTCTCATCCGTGGAGGAGCAGCAGAGCTTCGATGGCTTCTTCTCAGTGGAAAGTCACCTGGAGTTTCCAGAGGGCGTGGAGAATGTGGAAAATGTGACCTGCATCATCAGCCATCCGTTCTGGCAGTCAGAGAAAACGTTGCTACCAAAGCACCCAAAAG GTCTGCCTTATACCGTGATGCTCATCCTCATAGTTGGGACAGTCTTAATAGTCCTGGCCGCAGTCTTAGTCTTTGCACACAAGAAAAAAATCATACTGAG AAGGGGTTTGTCTGGCGACTGCTCAACTAAGAAAACTCAGCCG atggaaGATGTAGAGGAAATAGAACCTTACGCCAGCTATGTACAACGTGTCAACTCAATCTATAACTATTGA